The Nicotiana tabacum cultivar K326 chromosome 5, ASM71507v2, whole genome shotgun sequence sequence tatatcaaaattttcactgccgaccaaaaaacgccaatttccaatttcgccaattcaagtctaaatatatcacagacctccaaaatacattctgaacacgctcataagtccaaaatcacctaacaaagctatccgaaccatcagaattcacatccaagACCttctactcataagtcaacatccggatgacttttccaacttaagcttctaaataagaaactaagtgtctcatccCACTCTAAGACCACTCCGAACATAACACAACCAACATGATATGGTGaaatacaactgaacaacacATGAAGAAGCAGAAACGGGGAAAGAGGGGATATGATACAtgaaatgaccggttgggtcgttacaaaactAAAATAAAGCAGAATTACAAATATAGAGAACGTCAGATTcagtttttatttttcaaatcaaacTCCATGAGAGAAAAGTAAAAGTGAATGATTCTTAGATGTTAAGCAAAATTTTGTGCCTATAATCAAATTCAAAAACCCAGAAATAGAAGAAACTAGCCTGGAACAGATTTTCCATCATGTAATCCAAATTTTCTAAATTACTTAcctaaaacaataaaagaaaaaaagaaaaaaaaaagtaaaaaagaaattcTGAACAGTATAAGGACCTGGCCAACTTTAAAACATTATACCTACACAAATAGGGTAATTTCAATGTCAAAACTCTAAATAGTAAGTGTGGTTTTAGATTTTTTAAGGATCAaccaaaagtaagaaaaaaatgCATAGTGATTGTAAGAAAAAAAGTACTACATttcaaatccttagaatttcagcaAAGTTAACCAATATTTAGCAAAGAATAAGTAAAAAAAGAAAACTTCTCTTACGATTTACCATACGTGCATGTACAAAAGtgcatatatacttttaaaattattcaCAACTATTAAAAAAATACTTCAATTAATaatgaagaaaggaaaattttggTAACAAATCAAAAGGCATCTAACACAAGTAGTAATTGGGAAAATGTATGAAAATATTCATTATCCTAATCATGGTTAAGATCCTAATAGggcagtttttttttcttttggggaTATATAAGAATTGCCCTTCAACTTCACGATTAAACTATTCACAACAGCAAAATTGCTAGGTTTCATCTGGATAAAATGGTAAGTGAGAGGATTTAGTGGCTGAATCCAAAAGCATCTAACATAAATTAATAATGAATCCAAAGCCAAAATACAAATAGGAAGAACCGGGAATAACCTTTGTGTTTGATAAGTGGTTTGCTTGGCTATTATGTGATTCTTTCCACTGTAAAACTTGTAAGATTTCTTTGATGAACAGAACTTCCTCTATTCGTCAAGATTCAAGCAAAATTAATGTGACTCTGACCTTTTTTTTGACAAGTAAACACGTTCTGGTTTTATCAAATCATGTTTCTTCAAGCTTGCATAATCCCTAAATATTGCATAGAGAGAATTTCAATTCAAAGACTTCATGCGGAGAGAGAAAGAGTCTATGAAGTATCTGTGAAAGGCAGAAGTTTCTAGACCGAAAAGGTTGGGAGGAAAAGGAGGGAGTGTAAAATAAATTATGCGCTATTATTTTAGGGTTGCAGAAGTTTATATTCCTCGTAAATTGTATAATATTGTGGGGTCTAATAAATTGCCGCAAAATTATGCAAATTGCAAATAAACCTCCGCAATTTACTCGTTTTTTTGTAGTGCGTCCACTGTGGCATTTGATGTGTCTCCCACGTCAGCTTTGTGGGTCACAATAGTAATTATGCGACCACATCAAGTCGGTTGTTACATAAAATGACATTTTTAATCGTCACTTAATGACGGATTTAATGATACGattcaataaaatttaagtaacaatcaaaataaatattgtatttaaagtaacaatacgatacaatataaTAAGTAACAACCATCCAACAAGCAGATACAACAACAATAGGCGAAAAGTGGAAGATATTGGCGTTGGAATAGAGAAACTACAATTATTAAAACCTAATAACTTACTACTGATGACTGGACGAATCTGACAATTTTACACATAATAGATTTTAGTGCACTCAGCTGTTCTTTTATATAATATCTACTCCGATCGCCCAAATCAACAAGAGAATGAAACATTCTTTCCTCAACAAATAATGGAATTTTCAGTTCATTTAGCTTCAAGAATTTATCACACAACAGCCAATGGAACAGTTCTATCAAAGCTACTCCTCCGAACTCTTGATTTATTAATAGATCTTTTCTTGACATTCCCAATTTCTATATCTTTAACAGCCATTTTCCCAGATGATTTCACAAAATTTATCTCCATTGTCCCAACTTGTTCTTTAACTACACTTCCTTGCATGAGTACTCTAGTGAGACCAGAATAATGAAGTGACTCTGCAATTTGCAATGCAGTAATCCCTTTACTAGTTCTTGACTCAATGTCTGCACCTTTTTTAATTAGCAACTCGGCTACATCAACATGACCAGATTCCACTGCACAGTGCAATCCACTGTATCCATCTTCATCCCTTGCATTTACATCAATTCCATGGTCTATTAATGCCTTTACAGCTTCTATTCTTCCTTTGAAACATGCCCTGTGCAATGCAGTCCAACCGTGTTGGTCACGTCCATTTATGTTAGCTCCATTCTCTAGCAGCCTTTGTATGGTTCTTACCTCTCCTTTTCTAGCCGCCACACATAGGCTGTCCCCTACAGTGGCAAATCAAGAAATTAGAGCCTATGAGTGCAAtctattattataattattattgttgttgtcatCGTCATTTTTTAGAGTCAATGGGTGCAATACATTTTTTACGATTTAAGTCATATGCATGGACACTAAAGAATTTTTGTGCTAAAAATGTTTTAACTGGTTACATCGggttatttactttattttttagaTTATCAAATTATGTCTACTGCTAACAATTGTCATTTTAAGTTATCTTGACTTgataatgcaaaaaaaaaaaaaaaagatccacTGAAAGTGCATAAGTTGAACTTCTTTATACACTAGATAACTAAAGAACGTAACATCAGTATATAATAAGATGGATTACTAGCCTGAGAAATGAGATAGATCACTTGTTACAGTTACATGTTAAATATACTTTTAGTGTAAAAATTCTTTATACGATCCATGtatataattaaaattatttgcTAGGAGTAATATATAGTAgctatttttagatatttttttaatgtGAAAATGTGGGTATGTACTATATATAGGtggagtaaaaaaaaaaatttgagttAATTAAAATCTGATACCTAAACGGAGGGCGTCAAAGAGCTTGTTATGGCCATGTTCAGCAGCAACATCATAAGCCGTTTTGCCATACTTGTTACGTATATTCTTCTCAGCTCCCTTTTGAAGTAAAACCCGAACCATCTGTTCATCTCCCGAACCAGAAGCAATATGCAAAGGCGTGTCACCATTCCTAGCATTCCGCACATCAGCTCCAGCACCATTCGCCAACAAAAGACGCGCACAATCTCTCCTTCGTTCTTCAACAGCGAGGTGCAAAGCCGTGTTCCCGTCTTTTGTTAGTGCATTCACATTAGCCCCTTTGAGTAGAAGCAGTTTTACTACTTCCAAATGACCATTTCCTGCTGCTAAATGTATTGGGCCAGAAGCAGAGAACTCTGTTTTTTCTGTGCTTGCTTTTTTAGCTAATAAGAGTTCAACAATTAGTGATTctcctgttgctgctgctgtttcAAGTGGTCTTGAACATGATTTACTATGGGCCTCAATATTAGGTCCAAATTCAAGTAACAATTGTACAAGATCAGGCCTGCTTTGTGAAATAGCTAAATGAAGTAAAGTTTGACCTTCAAAGTCAACTGAATCAACTGGTTTCCAATTAGGGTCACTTTTTTCTAATACTTCCCTAATTTCATCCATATAACCTTTTTTTACAAGATAACACAATACAGGTGAACCAACAAACATGATTTTAATAGCACTATCAATGAAAACTTGTTTTTTCTTAGTTGTGAACCAATCACTTGGGACCATGTCTAAAGTGGAACAAGGGTCCTTATTTATAGCAGCTCCAGGGGCAACAACACTACGTAAGAGGAATGAATCATCAGAGTGAGGGAAAGAGTTAGGGAGAGTTGTGTTTGGAGGGAGATGGTAAATGATCTCTAAGGTGATTGTGGTTAATGGAGAGATGATACCCGATTGAGGACGGATCGAGTAACGTGTCTTGTTCACTGGCTGTAGTCGGAAAGCCACTGGCATGGTGTACATAACGTTCCGGAGAGTTAACTCCCCTGAACACTTCTGACCTGGTTCAAATCTTATCGTCACCAGATTTGTTGGTTCTAAGCTTAATAGTCGATCCATTTTCTTCGATGATCACTTTATACGTGCTCGTAAAAAGTTGAACAAGATTATAAATAATTAGGCGTGACAAAAGAAAGTGTAGTACAGAGTTTGTGATTACAATAGCTCAATGTTCCATAATTCCTTGTGGAGAAGGAAAAAAGGAATTGGTGGGAAGAGTAAGGAGTGAAGTAAATATAAGAGGAAGAATGAAGAGGCCAGCTATAAAGAGGAAATGCCATTTGGTGGTGTCAAGTACAATGATAGACTTGTTCTATTCGGTGTCCGACTTTGTTTTACTACTTGGAAACAGTTGTGTCACAAAAGGAACTATATCTTCTTATGGAAATTTGAGGAATAGTTTTTGAAATTTCCTAAATGGGGAACTAGCTAGAAAGAACGAGTATTGATATGAATAGAAGGGAGGAATTGTTCAATGTAGAAAAGTTCGGGTGATTATTgaaattttcttaaattaaataaaacataCTTTGAAAACTTGATAAACTACAAGTTTGAAGGAGATGAAATACAGAAAATGAAGTGGGACTAAAGTATTCTCATGAGGAATGGGAAAATAATAAACCATAAGGAGTGAATGAGCATATCTGACTGTCccattatttttattgtttttcagcTTTTCCTATTCCTCTCGTAGTAATTCTTCAAAAACATAGCCCCAACAATCTCTTTTTTTCAAGCTTTAGATTCTTCGTTTTTATCTGAAAaagaaagataacaaaaataaaataaaaataaaagtgagGAATGTGAAAACTTGTTTTTTATGTTTCAGATGTCTTTTTCGTTTCGGCATATACCAAAGCATTTTATGGTACAAGGTATACAACTTCTTTTAGTTTATTCCTATATTAAACTACTTAATATTTTATTGACTTTGTCATTAATCAAGAAAGATGCTACTATTGTACTTTAGgagaaatattttattttaatttatattttctaTGATTTcatataagaaaaatatttttactttgtGCATTTGACAAGGGAAAGGTGTAAGAAATTTTCAGATGCTTCTAGGAGTCTCTCATTGAAGAAGCTTAATTCCACATagaacaaagaaaataatataatctTGAACAAGTCGTGAAAAACTTGGAGTTTGTGTTCTAAGATTTACTTGTCTCTTCTAGTGTTTGTTACTAATTGTTCATTTGGCCATCTTAATTATACTTTAATAATGCTTGAGTTGTTTTCTTATTTAAACctgttgaaaattattttttttagccGAGAATCTTTCGGGAAACAATCTTTCTGTCTTCACAAGATAGGAATAAAGTTTGCATATACTTTATCCTTTCTAGACCCCACAATATCGAAATATACTAGGTATatttaggggtgttcataaaaactcgaaaaatcgaaccaaatcaaAAACCGAACCACACCGACAAAAAACTGATACTTTTTAggtttagtttggtttggttttgatttttaaaaatcgatcagatttggtttggttttggttttaaccAAAAAATAACCGGAAAAAAAAcagaaccaaaccgactatagaagtagctatttaaatttattattatacttataaaagtagctatttaaatttattattatacctatatatatatatgtatatttttatataaagtttctaaaattttatggtacatattagtcatttgtatttttagtctagttctttgctattataataatctaattctttgccttctagtttgattggtagttttcttttgctaagtacaagaatttatttcatgttaaaaataatcgatttttaattaaatatttaaaattatttattactatttgatttaatcatcaatatattttggtaaatgataaatttctcaaaaagcttcacAAACCATGAACACCCATAcgtatattgttgttgtaatttCTTGTTAAGTTTGTAAAACTTTTtaaattatgaatatatatttttatgttgCTAACTTCCATCTTATAACATTTCTTGAACAATGTAGCCTATTTTTTGGTGGATCTAATCTCTTCTAATTTGACATAGTTCCTATTAAATTCTTAACATGGCATTTGCCATCTTGTATGATACTTTTTTTGTGCACTTTTATTTGTCATGTTTTGCTTTTCGAGAGTTAATTTGActaaatttgaaagctaaattgcattagattttcttaatattttaaaatttaattttatatattcaAAAATTATACGAAAAATACTATAATTTGTACTTTTTTCTCATATCAATATGGTGAAAAATATGTCAAAACATTGGTCAAAGTTTATGTAGTTTGACTCTCGTAAGGCGAAAtgtgacaagtaaaagtgaacggagggagtgcTTCTTctggtataaaataaatatcGTTTCTGATTTTCATATCCattaacaaaataatttaataacttCAAGCGTAATTCTTTAGGGGATAAAACTTTTATACGCTTCAAATTGTACGTTCTGTCGTAAGTTTGTTTTATACTTTTGTTAAACTTTTAGAgactaaaattatttttaaacattCACCAAATATGTGGTAAAGTCCTTTTCAAGCTAAAGGTACCAAATATGTGGTAAAGTCCTTTACAAGCTAAAGGTACCCTAAAGGCCTAAACTTGTCCCACTTTTTTCTCTAGACACTTAGAACCGTAATTTGTATTTATTGAACACTTTAAGTCCTTCAAAAATGTGTCAATTAGACACATTTTGCTGACGCATCAAAGTATGTGATTTCCACTCTCGTTGGGCGAGTGGAGTGTCTAAAAAATGGTTAATTCATTTTTTtccctctttctctttctttttttttttttttttttttttttttttttttttacttttctctaTTTCTGCTTGAAGGTGGATCCACCACCCGGAAGTTTTCAAAAAATCGAATTCTTACTTACGAAACAAGAACACTCTGAAAAAAACCttaaagaatttatttttttaagatgAAAAACAAAACACAGCAAAATTATATACTCAGTGTTTGAAATCAATCAATTAAAGGCCCAATCAAACATTAAAATAGATGAATGTCTAGCCGAAAGCAACACTTTTTCTCTTATCTATCATGATAAAGATCAGAATTTTCATTAACCAAATATTGAAAGAAAGGCCAGTGaagtttttaattttataaaaagctctctaatttctcaattcaacacaAAGTAGATACATTACTCAAATCTTAATAAAAAGGTCATATGCTCATAGAAAGAATGGGATAGTACACGCTAGGGGCGACAGTTATAAGGCAAGATATGAAGGCATAGAGCCACTATGGATGATTGACTTTCATTATTTACAAGTTATAGAATTTTTAGGAAAAGTTACAGAAAAATTTGGAAGCAAATATGAAGATACAGAAAGATAGAGAAGAAGCGGAGACGATTTTTGACGCCATAGCAGCCGGTTAACAAGATTTTTGATTCTTTCCCCTTaaaaaatttttcttttattttctccttATTATTTCGGGTCAAAATCCATGTGTTACTATCTCATAGTTCTT is a genomic window containing:
- the LOC107772479 gene encoding protein VAPYRIN-like, which translates into the protein MDRLLSLEPTNLVTIRFEPGQKCSGELTLRNVMYTMPVAFRLQPVNKTRYSIRPQSGIISPLTTITLEIIYHLPPNTTLPNSFPHSDDSFLLRSVVAPGAAINKDPCSTLDMVPSDWFTTKKKQVFIDSAIKIMFVGSPVLCYLVKKGYMDEIREVLEKSDPNWKPVDSVDFEGQTLLHLAISQSRPDLVQLLLEFGPNIEAHSKSCSRPLETAAATGESLIVELLLAKKASTEKTEFSASGPIHLAAGNGHLEVVKLLLLKGANVNALTKDGNTALHLAVEERRRDCARLLLANGAGADVRNARNGDTPLHIASGSGDEQMVRVLLQKGAEKNIRNKYGKTAYDVAAEHGHNKLFDALRLGDSLCVAARKGEVRTIQRLLENGANINGRDQHGWTALHRACFKGRIEAVKALIDHGIDVNARDEDGYSGLHCAVESGHVDVAELLIKKGADIESRTSKGITALQIAESLHYSGLTRVLMQGSVVKEQVGTMEINFVKSSGKMAVKDIEIGNVKKRSINKSRVRRSSFDRTVPLAVV